From Pseudomonas hefeiensis, one genomic window encodes:
- a CDS encoding DnaT-like ssDNA-binding protein codes for MLIIVEDGTGRPDANSFVPLEKLVFYRNYYGFPLPATENEQKALLLRAAADMNAMEWKGAKTRDTQAMAWPRRQCRVGLETLSETFVPFEIEWGQLRLAVELYAADNGFGIPEPAFGTEKDGERVALLRSSPGAMLRPPPYAPSRTQFADYLVMRGLLVVPN; via the coding sequence ATGCTAATCATTGTCGAGGATGGAACAGGACGGCCAGACGCCAATAGCTTTGTGCCGTTGGAGAAGCTGGTCTTCTACCGCAACTACTACGGCTTCCCGCTTCCTGCTACTGAAAACGAGCAGAAGGCCCTGCTATTGCGCGCTGCTGCCGACATGAACGCCATGGAATGGAAGGGCGCCAAGACGCGAGACACGCAGGCGATGGCCTGGCCCCGGCGGCAGTGCAGGGTTGGCTTGGAAACCCTGTCTGAAACATTTGTCCCGTTCGAAATTGAATGGGGTCAGCTCAGGCTGGCAGTAGAGCTGTACGCAGCGGATAACGGGTTCGGCATTCCTGAGCCTGCCTTCGGCACCGAGAAAGACGGGGAGCGCGTGGCATTGCTGCGCAGCAGCCCTGGCGCCATGCTTCGACCTCCACCGTATGCACCGAGCAGGACGCAGTTTGCCGATTACCTGGTAATGCGTGGATTGCTTGTTGTGCCTAATTAG
- a CDS encoding minor capsid protein, which yields MPTTNLAQADSQLIEQTTRHSVMIERLKAGEVKKFEKYLRQIDKLVREQLTRKELTTYSRDRLEQFLARVDGKLLDIYKAYGDLVQADLVDIALYESSFEARSLSNALSIDAVVPTNTVIRAAVFSYPLQVKGIDGGKLLKSFLSGWTRTETMRVTNTIRLGFGQGQTNAQIIQAIRGTAAQNFTDGVLAVSNRNAAAVVQTAIQHVATTARMETLKANSDVVLGYRWVSTLDRKTSQQCKGLDGMRFDLGKGPLPPAHINCRSTTVPTTRLSEMFTKDATRASVGDNGGAQVDASLNYYEWLATQPASFQDHALGPVRGKLFRNGGLTPEKFAKLQLDKSFKPLTLAQLKELEPDMFTRAGVTLGAQPG from the coding sequence ATGCCGACGACAAACCTGGCGCAGGCGGACAGCCAGCTAATAGAACAGACGACCCGCCACTCGGTGATGATCGAGCGGCTTAAGGCCGGCGAGGTCAAAAAGTTCGAGAAGTACCTGCGCCAGATCGACAAGCTGGTGCGGGAGCAGTTGACCCGCAAGGAACTGACCACCTACAGCCGGGACCGCCTTGAGCAGTTCCTCGCCCGCGTGGACGGCAAGCTGCTGGACATCTACAAGGCCTACGGCGACCTGGTGCAAGCCGATTTGGTTGACATCGCGTTGTACGAGTCGAGTTTTGAAGCCAGAAGCCTGAGCAATGCGCTCTCCATCGACGCGGTGGTGCCGACAAACACGGTGATCCGCGCGGCGGTGTTCTCCTATCCGCTGCAGGTGAAGGGGATCGACGGTGGCAAGCTGCTGAAAAGCTTCCTGAGCGGCTGGACCCGAACCGAAACTATGCGCGTCACCAACACCATCAGGCTCGGCTTCGGCCAGGGGCAGACAAACGCCCAGATTATCCAGGCGATTCGCGGTACCGCAGCGCAGAACTTCACGGATGGCGTCCTGGCGGTGAGCAACCGCAACGCGGCTGCTGTGGTGCAGACGGCAATCCAGCATGTGGCCACGACGGCACGAATGGAGACGCTGAAGGCCAACAGCGACGTGGTGCTGGGTTATCGCTGGGTGTCGACGCTAGACCGCAAGACCTCGCAGCAATGCAAGGGCCTGGACGGGATGCGCTTCGACCTAGGCAAAGGCCCGCTGCCACCGGCGCACATCAACTGCCGCTCCACCACGGTGCCGACCACCAGGCTGTCGGAGATGTTCACCAAGGACGCCACGCGCGCCTCGGTGGGCGACAACGGCGGGGCCCAGGTGGACGCCAGCCTGAATTATTACGAATGGCTGGCGACTCAGCCGGCGAGCTTCCAGGATCACGCGCTCGGGCCGGTCCGGGGTAAGCTGTTCCGCAATGGCGGCCTGACGCCGGAGAAGTTCGCCAAGCTGCAGCTGGACAAATCGTTCAAGCCGCTGACCTTGGCCCAACTCAAAGAGCTCGAGCCTGACATGTTCACCCGAGCAGGCGTTACACTCGGCGCTCAACCAGGCTGA